A region of Spiribacter roseus DNA encodes the following proteins:
- the pdxA gene encoding 4-hydroxythreonine-4-phosphate dehydrogenase PdxA yields MADRPRIAITPGEPAGIGPELVNALGDAFPDARLVAIGNPDQLQASDHLEVLPVHPAAPVTPGQLDPRNAGYVLETLRLAVEGCQQGHFQAMVTGPVHKGVINEAGHPFSGHTEYLAELTDAPMPVMMLAAGSLRVALATTHLPLRAVADAITPARLRTILRILDHDLRRFYAIERPHILVAGLNPHAGESGHMGREEIDTINPVLEALRAAGLHLTGPLPADTLFTPARLEGADAVLAMYHDQGLPVLKHVGFGHAVNITLGLPIIRTSVDHGTALDLAGQGVADPGSLHAAIREAIDMARAGR; encoded by the coding sequence ATGGCCGATCGGCCGCGCATCGCGATCACGCCGGGCGAGCCCGCCGGGATTGGACCGGAACTGGTCAACGCCCTGGGCGACGCCTTCCCCGACGCCCGACTGGTGGCCATTGGCAACCCTGACCAGCTGCAGGCCAGTGATCACCTCGAGGTGCTGCCGGTGCACCCCGCTGCGCCGGTGACACCGGGGCAGCTCGACCCTCGCAATGCCGGCTATGTCCTCGAAACCCTGCGCCTCGCCGTCGAAGGCTGTCAGCAGGGGCACTTCCAGGCCATGGTCACCGGCCCGGTGCACAAAGGGGTGATCAACGAGGCGGGCCATCCGTTCAGTGGTCACACCGAGTATCTCGCCGAGCTCACTGACGCACCGATGCCGGTGATGATGCTGGCCGCCGGCTCGCTGCGGGTGGCACTGGCCACCACTCACCTGCCGCTGCGGGCCGTCGCCGACGCCATCACGCCCGCGCGGCTCAGGACAATCCTGCGGATCCTTGACCACGACCTGCGACGCTTCTATGCCATCGAGCGGCCTCACATCCTGGTCGCCGGACTGAATCCACATGCCGGTGAATCAGGCCACATGGGGCGCGAGGAAATCGACACCATCAACCCCGTGCTCGAGGCCCTGCGCGCGGCAGGACTGCATCTCACCGGTCCGCTGCCGGCGGATACGCTGTTCACACCCGCGCGCCTCGAGGGCGCCGATGCGGTACTGGCGATGTATCACGACCAGGGGCTGCCGGTGCTCAAGCATGTCGGCTTCGGCCATGCCGTCAACATCACCCTGGGGCTGCCCATCATCCGGACCTCGGTGGACCACGGCACCGCCCTTGATCTGGCCGGACAGGGCGTCGCCGATCCCGGCAGTCTGCATGCCGCGATTCGCGAGGCCATCGACATGGCCCGTGCGGGGCGCTGA
- a CDS encoding aminoglycoside phosphotransferase family protein, with translation MATDRLDARGRQMVAWLRDQGIEPDALEAMGGDASPRRYFRIETAGGARVVMDAPDQSSTCRAFCRIRSLMAAAGVHVPVIHAAAPAAGFLLLEDLGGQDYLSALDGESDECLLRAAIDALVQLQGGADGRDLPRFDADRIDAELALFPDWYVRRHLGVEPDAAWWSRWAAGTAVLREAMRAQPTVVVHRDFMVRNLLVATPNPGVIDFQDALVGPVTYDLASLLRDAFFSLTPDAEQALVGYYRDRAAAAGIRLPTDLSRALDRTAAQRHLKVLGIFARLYHRDHKPGYLADAPRFLDYLSRELGDDPAGHDLAALIAELPRPERADSP, from the coding sequence GTGGCAACTGACCGGCTCGACGCGCGTGGGCGCCAGATGGTGGCGTGGCTGCGCGATCAGGGCATCGAGCCGGACGCCCTCGAGGCGATGGGGGGTGATGCGAGCCCGCGGCGGTATTTCCGTATCGAAACGGCCGGGGGCGCCCGAGTGGTCATGGACGCTCCGGATCAGTCATCCACCTGCCGCGCCTTCTGCCGGATCCGCTCCCTGATGGCTGCGGCCGGCGTGCATGTCCCGGTCATCCATGCCGCTGCGCCGGCGGCGGGCTTTCTGCTGCTCGAAGACCTGGGCGGCCAGGACTATCTGAGCGCCCTGGATGGTGAATCCGATGAGTGCCTGCTGCGCGCGGCCATCGATGCGCTGGTGCAGCTGCAGGGCGGGGCTGATGGGCGGGACCTGCCCCGTTTTGATGCCGATCGCATCGACGCCGAGCTGGCGCTTTTTCCGGACTGGTATGTGCGCCGGCATCTGGGCGTCGAGCCGGACGCCGCCTGGTGGTCGCGCTGGGCGGCGGGAACCGCGGTCCTGCGCGAGGCCATGCGGGCTCAGCCGACTGTCGTGGTGCATCGTGACTTCATGGTGCGCAACCTGCTGGTGGCGACACCCAATCCCGGTGTAATCGACTTTCAGGATGCGCTGGTGGGCCCGGTGACCTATGACCTGGCGAGTCTGCTACGGGATGCGTTTTTCAGTCTGACGCCTGACGCGGAGCAGGCCCTCGTTGGCTATTATCGGGATCGCGCCGCTGCCGCCGGGATCCGTCTGCCGACGGACCTGTCCCGGGCGCTGGATCGCACCGCCGCGCAGAGGCATCTCAAGGTGCTGGGAATATTCGCGCGCCTCTACCACCGCGATCATAAGCCCGGTTATCTGGCGGATGCGCCGCGCTTTCTCGATTACCTCAGCCGTGAGCTCGGTGATGATCCGGCCGGCCATGACCTGGCCGCGCTGATTGCCGAGCTGCCGCGGCCCGAGCGGGCGGACTCACCATGA
- a CDS encoding LPS-assembly protein LptD translates to MPRYQPIPLIGVALATALAGSLDARASEGRWALCSAPLLEPMPPATEPVAGDGERIDITADRAQASGQPPIYEFTGSVRARQADQRLSSERLRYDSGDGRIEGDSGVRLRQPGVLINAERARYWLTPQRGTFEGVSDYRIVAGHMQGQAERVIREGPTLSRYQGVTLSTCMPGREFWTLQAQRAEIDRDTRQGRAHHAVLSLGRLPVFYTPYLQFPVGSERLTGLLAPTIGQSDDNGTTVSVPWYWNIAPQYDATLRPTLYSRRGLLMDTEFRYLEEWIDGEFNVSVLPDDDVFGDNRWAIDQDHQLAIGSSIRGRIKQARVSDAFYSDDFSNELDVRSASFLESEASFAWTGRDSSLSVDTQYWQQIDTRISATSQPYAREPRLQFRYNPITGLGPLDIDFDAEATRFTHPVSRRTQGRRVDIAPRVSLPWRRLGYFIEPAVTWRHTDYDLTGDLPGRDATPSRSMPIYSVDAGVFLERPSTLFAGVYQTLEPRLFYRRAPTRDQSDLPDFDTSASTLTFSSMFRENAFAGLDRIEDGERLTTGITTRFVNTTSGQEYLSASIGQIFYFEDREVAADGDPADNRSEIVSQLRLDLPRGFSADLDYRWDPDSTGTDNLRTLLRWRGRDTQAINLGLRRRRDEGETTLDQAELSFALPLTRGVSVFAGLLEDLETNNTRERFIGIQQSGCCHAWRLVSEEQLQRDPDRADARLERTVMLELELKGLGGIGDRIQSFLDAEIDGYNPRR, encoded by the coding sequence GTGCCGCGATATCAACCGATCCCCCTCATTGGAGTTGCCCTGGCAACGGCCCTTGCCGGGTCCCTCGACGCCCGGGCCAGCGAGGGCCGCTGGGCGCTCTGCAGCGCACCGCTGCTCGAGCCGATGCCCCCTGCCACCGAACCGGTCGCCGGCGATGGCGAGCGCATCGACATCACCGCCGATCGGGCGCAGGCCAGCGGGCAGCCACCGATCTACGAGTTCACCGGCAGTGTCCGGGCGCGTCAGGCCGATCAGCGCCTGAGCAGCGAACGCCTGCGCTACGACAGTGGCGACGGCCGGATCGAGGGCGACAGCGGTGTGCGCCTGCGCCAGCCAGGTGTACTGATCAACGCCGAGCGCGCCCGCTACTGGCTTACCCCTCAGCGCGGGACATTCGAAGGCGTCAGTGATTATCGGATCGTCGCCGGCCACATGCAGGGCCAGGCCGAGCGGGTCATCCGCGAAGGGCCGACACTCAGCCGCTATCAGGGCGTGACGCTGAGCACCTGCATGCCCGGACGTGAGTTCTGGACCCTGCAGGCCCAGCGTGCCGAGATTGATCGCGACACCCGCCAGGGGCGTGCCCACCATGCCGTGCTGTCGCTGGGCCGGCTGCCGGTCTTCTATACCCCCTACCTGCAGTTTCCGGTGGGCAGCGAACGCCTGACCGGGCTGCTGGCGCCGACCATCGGCCAGTCCGATGACAACGGCACCACCGTCTCAGTCCCCTGGTACTGGAATATCGCTCCACAATACGACGCCACTCTGCGCCCGACCCTCTATAGCCGTCGCGGACTGCTCATGGATACCGAGTTCCGCTACCTCGAGGAGTGGATCGACGGCGAATTCAACGTCAGCGTCCTACCGGATGACGACGTTTTCGGAGACAACCGCTGGGCCATCGATCAGGACCACCAGCTGGCGATCGGTTCATCCATCCGCGGCCGGATCAAGCAGGCCCGCGTCAGCGATGCGTTCTACTCCGATGACTTCAGCAACGAACTCGACGTCCGCTCCGCGTCGTTTCTCGAAAGTGAGGCCAGCTTTGCCTGGACCGGACGCGATTCGAGCCTGTCGGTGGATACGCAGTACTGGCAGCAGATCGACACCCGCATCAGTGCAACGAGCCAGCCATACGCCCGCGAACCACGCCTGCAGTTCCGCTACAACCCGATAACAGGGCTGGGCCCGCTGGATATCGACTTCGACGCCGAGGCGACACGGTTCACGCATCCGGTCTCGCGTCGCACCCAGGGACGGCGGGTGGATATTGCCCCACGGGTATCATTGCCCTGGCGAAGGCTCGGCTATTTCATCGAACCGGCGGTGACATGGCGCCACACCGATTACGACCTGACCGGCGATCTGCCCGGCCGGGATGCCACACCCAGCCGATCCATGCCCATCTACAGCGTTGACGCCGGTGTTTTTCTGGAGCGACCCAGCACCCTCTTCGCAGGGGTCTATCAGACGCTGGAGCCGCGGCTTTTCTATCGCCGCGCCCCGACACGCGACCAGTCCGACCTGCCCGACTTTGATACCAGCGCCTCGACGCTGACGTTCAGCTCAATGTTCCGCGAGAATGCCTTCGCCGGTCTCGATCGTATCGAGGACGGCGAACGCCTGACCACGGGCATCACCACCCGCTTCGTGAACACCACAAGCGGGCAGGAATACCTGAGCGCGTCCATCGGCCAAATCTTCTACTTCGAAGATCGCGAGGTGGCGGCCGACGGCGATCCGGCGGACAACCGCTCGGAAATCGTCAGTCAGCTGCGCCTCGATCTGCCGCGGGGTTTCAGCGCGGATCTGGACTACCGTTGGGATCCGGACAGCACCGGCACCGACAACCTGCGTACCCTGCTGCGTTGGCGGGGTCGGGATACCCAGGCGATCAACCTCGGCCTGCGGCGCCGTCGCGACGAGGGTGAGACCACGCTGGATCAGGCCGAACTGTCCTTCGCGTTGCCCCTCACCCGCGGTGTGAGTGTCTTTGCCGGCCTGCTCGAGGATCTCGAGACCAACAATACCCGCGAGCGTTTCATCGGCATCCAGCAATCGGGCTGCTGTCACGCCTGGCGGCTTGTCAGCGAGGAGCAGCTGCAGCGGGATCCCGACCGCGCAGATGCGCGACTCGAACGCACCGTCATGCTCGAGCTCGAACTCAAGGGTCTGGGCGGCATCGGTGATAGAATCCAGTCGTTTCTGGATGCCGAAATCGACGGCTACAACCCAAGGCGCTGA
- a CDS encoding symmetrical bis(5'-nucleosyl)-tetraphosphatase produces the protein MADYAIGDIHACLGSLDSLLQTLDFDPQHDRLWLTGDLVGRGPQPVETLRRVRDLGDAARTVLGNHDIHCIAVALGAGRQRASDRLEPLLAAPDRDDLIDWLRHQPLLIDLPESGYTLTHAGIAPQWDSATAARCAAEAEAALQGDNLVGLMNHLYGNKPDRWSESLTGWARLRFIINAFTRMRFCRADGRLDFSCNGPPESAPKGLYPWYATPDRRIDGTTTTVLSGHWSRLGCRQGPGYITLDTGCLWGGQLTAVQLDRSPARFTQLDCPANGASA, from the coding sequence ATGGCGGATTACGCGATCGGCGACATTCACGCCTGTCTTGGCAGCCTCGATTCGCTGCTGCAGACGCTGGATTTCGACCCGCAGCACGACCGGCTCTGGCTGACGGGCGATCTGGTGGGACGTGGCCCGCAGCCCGTCGAGACGCTGCGCCGGGTGCGTGATCTGGGCGACGCGGCGCGCACGGTGCTGGGCAATCACGACATCCACTGCATCGCCGTCGCGCTGGGTGCGGGTCGGCAGCGGGCCAGTGACCGGCTGGAGCCACTGCTCGCCGCCCCCGACCGTGACGACCTCATCGACTGGCTGCGGCATCAGCCGCTGCTCATCGACCTGCCGGAATCCGGTTATACGCTCACCCATGCAGGGATCGCCCCGCAGTGGGACTCCGCCACCGCGGCGCGCTGTGCCGCCGAGGCCGAGGCCGCGTTGCAGGGCGACAACCTCGTCGGCCTGATGAACCACCTCTATGGCAACAAGCCCGATCGCTGGTCAGAGTCGCTCACCGGCTGGGCCCGCCTGCGCTTCATCATCAATGCCTTTACCCGAATGCGCTTCTGCCGCGCGGACGGCCGGCTCGACTTCAGCTGCAATGGCCCGCCGGAATCCGCCCCGAAAGGCCTGTACCCCTGGTATGCCACGCCGGATCGGCGCATCGACGGCACCACCACCACGGTCCTGAGCGGGCACTGGTCGCGGCTGGGCTGCCGTCAGGGTCCGGGCTACATCACCCTCGATACGGGATGCCTGTGGGGCGGACAGCTGACGGCCGTCCAACTGGACCGGTCACCGGCCCGCTTCACCCAGCTGGACTGCCCGGCCAATGGGGCCAGCGCCTAG
- the murU gene encoding N-acetylmuramate alpha-1-phosphate uridylyltransferase MurU: MNAMILAAGRGERMRPLTDHCPKPLLSVGGRPLLDWHLARLEAAGFERVVINTAWLGEAIRAHVAGLAPTRLEVRMIDEGDQALETAGGIANALPLLGPEPFVVINGDVWCDLDLAMLPREPEGLGHLVLVDNPAHHPQGDFHFDGYAILRDGDTPRYTFAGIGCYRPELFAGLRPQVAPLAPLLVRACERRQLTGHHHHSEWWDVGTPARLHALDARLTPD; encoded by the coding sequence ATGAATGCAATGATTCTCGCAGCGGGTCGGGGTGAGCGCATGCGACCGCTGACCGACCACTGTCCCAAGCCGTTGCTGAGTGTGGGCGGACGGCCGCTGCTCGACTGGCATCTGGCCCGCCTCGAGGCCGCCGGCTTCGAGCGGGTGGTGATCAACACCGCCTGGCTGGGCGAGGCGATCCGCGCGCATGTGGCCGGGCTGGCGCCGACGCGGCTTGAAGTGCGGATGATCGACGAGGGCGATCAGGCCCTGGAGACCGCCGGTGGCATCGCCAATGCATTGCCGCTGCTGGGCCCGGAGCCGTTCGTGGTGATCAATGGCGATGTCTGGTGCGACCTCGACCTCGCCATGCTGCCGCGAGAGCCCGAGGGGCTGGGGCATCTGGTGCTGGTGGACAATCCGGCGCATCACCCGCAGGGCGACTTCCACTTTGACGGCTATGCCATTCTCCGCGACGGCGATACGCCGCGTTATACCTTTGCCGGGATCGGCTGTTATCGCCCCGAACTGTTCGCCGGTCTGCGGCCGCAGGTGGCGCCGCTGGCGCCGCTGCTGGTGCGCGCCTGCGAGCGGCGTCAGCTCACCGGTCACCATCATCATAGTGAGTGGTGGGATGTGGGGACCCCGGCGCGTCTGCACGCGCTCGATGCCCGCCTTACACCGGACTGA
- a CDS encoding carbon-nitrogen hydrolase family protein has product MTEIPMSGPVRAAVVQMVSGMEVASNLTAAGGLIGQAVGHGARLVVLPENFAFLGRHQRDVLGVAESPGEGPIQSFLAQTAQHHGITLVGGSVPLQGDESDRVRAASLVFGPDGDCLARYDKRHLFDVSLPGGEVYRESSTLAPGDAVVVAETPAGMLGLSICYDLRFPEHYRALVDGGATILLAPSAFTATTGAAHWSVLVRARAIENGCYVLAPDQGGLHANERMTHGESLIVDPWGACLANAGIGSGPGIAVADLDPAHQQAIRERLPSLSHRRG; this is encoded by the coding sequence ATGACTGAGATACCCATGAGCGGACCGGTCCGTGCGGCGGTGGTGCAGATGGTCTCGGGTATGGAGGTGGCCAGCAACTTGACCGCGGCCGGCGGTCTGATCGGCCAGGCGGTAGGCCACGGCGCCCGCCTGGTGGTGCTGCCCGAGAACTTCGCCTTTCTGGGCCGTCACCAGCGGGACGTTCTGGGTGTGGCGGAGTCGCCCGGTGAGGGGCCGATCCAGAGTTTTCTCGCACAGACCGCCCAGCACCACGGCATCACCCTGGTGGGCGGCAGTGTGCCGCTGCAGGGCGATGAATCCGACCGGGTCCGGGCCGCCTCGCTGGTGTTCGGTCCGGATGGCGATTGCCTGGCCCGCTATGACAAGCGCCACCTGTTTGATGTCTCCCTGCCGGGGGGCGAGGTTTACCGCGAGTCATCCACCCTCGCGCCCGGCGACGCGGTGGTGGTGGCGGAAACGCCTGCGGGAATGCTCGGCCTGTCGATCTGTTATGACCTGCGCTTCCCCGAACACTATCGGGCCCTGGTGGATGGCGGCGCGACGATCCTGCTGGCCCCCTCGGCGTTCACGGCCACCACCGGTGCCGCGCACTGGTCGGTGCTGGTGCGCGCGCGGGCGATAGAGAACGGTTGTTACGTCCTCGCCCCGGATCAGGGTGGGTTGCATGCCAACGAGCGCATGACCCACGGCGAGAGCCTGATCGTCGATCCCTGGGGGGCGTGCCTGGCGAATGCCGGTATCGGCAGTGGCCCCGGTATTGCCGTGGCCGACCTGGATCCGGCTCATCAGCAGGCCATCCGCGAGCGGTTGCCATCGCTTTCCCATCGACGTGGCTGA
- a CDS encoding peptidylprolyl isomerase: MMRTLLAILLFAIVQTAQAEEVLLDRIVALVNDDVVLQSELEGELASVRQNLEQRDVRMPPADELRAQVLDRLIVQTLQMNVAERRGIRVDSATLDAAVRRVAERNNLSLEGLRDALSGQGMNMSVFRDQLRRDITINRLRQQVMNQRLDVTEQEIQQFIERNRSLDRDYRLSQILISVPEAASADVIETARREADTVIERLDSGESFARVATAASDARNALEGGDLGWVPASQLPSAAASAIRDLQPGEHTAALRTPAGFQIYRLEDTRGSSEAMVEQSRVRHILIQPNEVVSNEDARLRLSSLRSRIESGGDFADLARANSDDPGSASNGGAIGWVDPANLPDSFGEAINSLDVGETSEIFRTRGGWHIAQVLERRTRDASESIAREEAEQAIRERKREEEIELWLRELRNEAYIERRLGGG, from the coding sequence ATGATGAGAACGCTGCTTGCCATCCTGCTGTTCGCGATCGTGCAGACCGCCCAGGCCGAAGAGGTCCTGCTCGACCGGATCGTCGCTCTGGTCAACGATGACGTGGTCCTGCAGTCCGAGCTCGAGGGCGAGCTGGCCTCGGTCCGGCAGAATCTCGAGCAGCGGGACGTGCGCATGCCGCCTGCCGACGAGCTGCGGGCGCAGGTGCTCGACCGTCTGATCGTCCAGACGCTGCAGATGAATGTCGCCGAGCGGCGGGGTATCCGGGTGGATTCCGCAACGCTTGATGCCGCCGTGCGGCGCGTTGCCGAACGCAATAACCTGAGCCTTGAGGGACTGCGCGACGCGCTCTCGGGGCAGGGCATGAACATGTCGGTGTTTCGTGATCAGCTGCGTCGCGATATCACCATCAACCGTCTGCGCCAGCAGGTGATGAACCAGCGTCTGGATGTCACCGAGCAGGAGATCCAGCAGTTCATCGAGCGCAATCGCAGCCTGGATCGTGATTACCGGCTGTCGCAGATCCTGATCAGCGTGCCCGAGGCGGCCTCGGCGGATGTCATCGAAACCGCCCGTCGCGAGGCCGACACGGTGATTGAACGACTGGACAGCGGCGAGTCGTTCGCCCGGGTGGCGACGGCCGCTTCAGATGCCCGCAATGCCCTCGAGGGCGGCGACCTCGGCTGGGTACCGGCGTCACAGCTGCCGTCGGCCGCCGCCAGCGCGATCCGCGACCTCCAACCCGGCGAGCATACCGCCGCGCTGCGCACCCCGGCAGGGTTTCAGATCTACCGTCTCGAGGACACCCGCGGCAGCAGTGAGGCCATGGTCGAGCAGAGCCGGGTCCGGCATATCCTGATCCAGCCCAACGAGGTGGTCAGCAACGAGGACGCCCGTCTGCGTCTGTCGTCGCTGCGCTCACGGATCGAGTCGGGCGGTGACTTTGCCGATCTGGCACGGGCCAACTCCGACGATCCCGGGTCGGCCAGTAACGGCGGCGCCATCGGCTGGGTGGATCCGGCCAATCTGCCTGATTCATTCGGCGAGGCCATCAACAGCCTCGATGTGGGTGAGACCAGCGAAATATTCCGCACGCGCGGGGGCTGGCACATCGCCCAGGTGCTCGAGCGCCGTACGCGCGACGCCAGTGAATCGATCGCCCGCGAAGAGGCCGAGCAGGCCATCCGCGAGCGCAAGCGCGAGGAAGAAATCGAGCTCTGGCTGCGCGAGCTGCGCAACGAGGCCTACATCGAAAGGCGTCTCGGGGGCGGCTGA
- the rsmA gene encoding 16S rRNA (adenine(1518)-N(6)/adenine(1519)-N(6))-dimethyltransferase RsmA has product MHRARRRFGQNFLHDPAIIERMLAAIAPRAAERFLEIGPGSGALTRPLLARGAQVMAIEVDRDLAARLDQWDAARSGALQVIEADALSQPVAPLIEAAGQALRVVGNLPYNLSTPLLFHLTAPATGIHDLHLLLQREVVDRMAAGPGSRIYGRLSVMIQARCQIEPLFEVPPGAFSPPPQVTSRFVRLTPHAEPPLGDTDTECLSRVVAAAFAQRRKTLRNALRGLIDDAGIAAAGIDPGTRAERIDLAGYGRLARILQHPSEKA; this is encoded by the coding sequence GTGCATCGAGCCCGGCGCCGATTCGGCCAGAATTTTCTGCATGATCCCGCGATCATCGAGCGGATGCTCGCCGCCATCGCCCCGCGGGCGGCGGAGCGTTTCCTCGAGATCGGCCCCGGTTCCGGCGCACTGACCCGGCCGCTGCTGGCCCGTGGCGCCCAGGTCATGGCCATCGAGGTGGATCGCGACCTCGCCGCCCGACTGGATCAATGGGACGCCGCCCGGAGTGGCGCGCTGCAGGTCATCGAGGCCGATGCCCTCAGCCAGCCGGTGGCGCCTCTGATCGAGGCGGCGGGGCAGGCGCTGCGGGTCGTCGGCAACCTGCCCTACAATCTCTCGACGCCGCTGCTGTTCCACCTCACCGCACCGGCGACCGGCATTCACGATCTGCACCTGCTGCTGCAGCGTGAGGTGGTCGATCGGATGGCGGCGGGGCCGGGTTCACGCATCTATGGCCGGCTGTCGGTGATGATCCAGGCGCGCTGCCAGATCGAGCCGCTGTTCGAGGTCCCTCCGGGGGCCTTCTCTCCCCCTCCGCAGGTCACCTCGCGCTTCGTGCGCCTCACCCCCCATGCCGAGCCACCACTGGGTGATACCGATACGGAATGCCTCAGCCGGGTGGTGGCCGCGGCGTTTGCCCAGCGCCGCAAGACCCTGCGCAACGCCCTGCGCGGCCTGATCGACGATGCCGGAATCGCCGCGGCCGGGATCGACCCCGGCACCCGCGCCGAGCGGATTGATCTGGCCGGGTACGGGCGTCTCGCGCGGATCCTCCAACATCCATCCGAAAAGGCATAG